Proteins co-encoded in one Parus major isolate Abel chromosome 17, Parus_major1.1, whole genome shotgun sequence genomic window:
- the CLIC3 gene encoding chloride intracellular channel protein 3 isoform X1, with protein MDCRTACQTGLGNVPYHFHPVPFGAAPSRAMPGQKDSLAFLLCPQASEDGESVGHCPFCQRLFMVLLLKGVPFTLTTVDVKRALDVLKDFAPGAQLPVLLYNGEPKTDTITIEEFLEDQLGPPMCPSLVPHYPESSLAGNDIFHKFSVFIKNPVPAQDEALQRSLLRALLKLDEYLSTPLEHELAQDPHLRASQRHFLDGDHLTLADCNLLPKLNIVQVVCQHYRRFGIPKDLQGVWRYLNSASETKEFKYTCPNSQEIIQAYRSVVRALQ; from the exons ATGGACTGCAGGACAGCTTGCCAGACTGGGCTGGGGAATGTGCCCTATCATTTTCACCCTGTACCCTTTGGGGCTGCCCCCAGTCGGGCCATGCCAGGGCAAAAGGACAGCTTAGCTTTCCTTCTGTGCCCACAGGCAAGCGAGGATGGGGAGAGCGTGGGGCACTGCCCCTTCTGCCAGCGGCTCTtcatggtgctgctgctcaaaGGGGTGCCCTTCACCCTCACCACTGTGGATGTGAAGAG GGCGCTGGACGTGCTGAAGGACTTTGCACCAGGTGCCCAGCTGCCCGTCCTTCTCTACAATGGCGAGCCCAAGACTGACACCATCACCATTGAGGAGTTTCTGGAGGACCAGCTGGGCCCCCCCAT GTGCCCTAGTCTGGTCCCGCATTACCCGGAGTCAAGCCTGGCTGGGAATGACATTTTCCATaagttttctgtcttcatcAAGAACCCGGTACCTGCACAGGAtgagg CATTGCAGCGCAGCCTGCTGCGTGCCTTGCTGAAGCTGGATGAGTACCTGAGCACCCCTCTGGAGCACGAGCTGGCCCAGGACCCTCACCTCCGGGCCTCCCAGCGCCATTTCCTTGACGGAGACCACCTCACGCTTGCCGACTGCAACCTGCTGCCCAAGCTCAACATCGTTCAG GTCGTGTGCCAGCACTACCGCCGCTTTGGGATCCCCAAGGACCTGCAGGGCGTGTGGCGGTACCTCAACAGTGCCAGTGAAACTAAGGAGTTCAAATACACCTGCCCCAATAGCCAGGAGATTATACAAGCCTATCGTTCCGTTGTCCGGGCACTGCAGTGA
- the CLIC3 gene encoding chloride intracellular channel protein 3 isoform X2: MDCRTACQTGLGNVPYHFHPVPFGAAPSRAMPGQKDSLAFLLCPQASEDGESVGHCPFCQRLFMVLLLKGVPFTLTTVDVKRCPSLVPHYPESSLAGNDIFHKFSVFIKNPVPAQDEALQRSLLRALLKLDEYLSTPLEHELAQDPHLRASQRHFLDGDHLTLADCNLLPKLNIVQVVCQHYRRFGIPKDLQGVWRYLNSASETKEFKYTCPNSQEIIQAYRSVVRALQ, encoded by the exons ATGGACTGCAGGACAGCTTGCCAGACTGGGCTGGGGAATGTGCCCTATCATTTTCACCCTGTACCCTTTGGGGCTGCCCCCAGTCGGGCCATGCCAGGGCAAAAGGACAGCTTAGCTTTCCTTCTGTGCCCACAGGCAAGCGAGGATGGGGAGAGCGTGGGGCACTGCCCCTTCTGCCAGCGGCTCTtcatggtgctgctgctcaaaGGGGTGCCCTTCACCCTCACCACTGTGGATGTGAAGAG GTGCCCTAGTCTGGTCCCGCATTACCCGGAGTCAAGCCTGGCTGGGAATGACATTTTCCATaagttttctgtcttcatcAAGAACCCGGTACCTGCACAGGAtgagg CATTGCAGCGCAGCCTGCTGCGTGCCTTGCTGAAGCTGGATGAGTACCTGAGCACCCCTCTGGAGCACGAGCTGGCCCAGGACCCTCACCTCCGGGCCTCCCAGCGCCATTTCCTTGACGGAGACCACCTCACGCTTGCCGACTGCAACCTGCTGCCCAAGCTCAACATCGTTCAG GTCGTGTGCCAGCACTACCGCCGCTTTGGGATCCCCAAGGACCTGCAGGGCGTGTGGCGGTACCTCAACAGTGCCAGTGAAACTAAGGAGTTCAAATACACCTGCCCCAATAGCCAGGAGATTATACAAGCCTATCGTTCCGTTGTCCGGGCACTGCAGTGA
- the PAXX gene encoding protein PAXX isoform X1 produces the protein MAELPGPALGRIRRSRPPFVPAPSTPLSAAAMAEPVGPFHLLRAGTGRFLCYCGPDGTVFVTDAIEVWAGELGGCPVLGCRCPPEEHGAMLRAALGHGAAALSLGPGSATLRLPEEPRCPALVLAQLPAAEARSQLQALIFGMAGCIESLERRLKVAVETLSSSCSPEKNTARSQQLFLPDRSPRKSSASGSALSAKRKVHGESLINPGFKRSVLGLGTAHWAPCELCSKAMVAAGLGALISFQQEGTIWSEFRGLVMSCTLMTALWTLCLNKEVSLLFQTYWALRPRETTEPAATSQLG, from the exons ATGGCGGAGCTGCCggggccagccctgggcaggatACGGCGCTCCCGCCCCCCCTTTGTACCCGCCCCTTCCACCCCCCTTTCCGCCGCTGCCATGGCGGAACCGGTAGGGCCCTTTCACTTGCTCCGAGCCGGGACAGGCCGATTCCTCTGCTACTGCGGACCCGACGGCACTGTCTT TGTGACCGACGCGATAGAGGTCTGGGCCGGGGAGCTCGGTGGCTGCCCGGTGCTCGGCTGT CGGTGCCCGCCGGAGGAGCACGGCGCGATGCTCAG GGCCGCCCTGGGCCATGGGGCCGCCGCGCTGAGCCTGGGCCCGGGTTCGGCCACGCTGCGGCTGCCGGAGGAGCCGCGGTGCCCGGCCCTGGTCCTCGCCCAGCTGCCCGCCGCCGAGGCGCGCAGCCAGTTGCAGGCGCTGATCTTCGGCATGGCCGGCTGCATCGAGAGCCTGGAGAGGCGCCTGAAAG TAGCAGTGGAGACGTTATCAtcttcctgcagccctgagaaGAACACTGCCCggagccagcagctcttcctgccaG ACCGCAGCCCCAGGAAGAGTAGTGCTTCTGGCTCAGCTTTGTCAGCCAAAAGGAAGGTCCATGGGGAGTCTCTCATTAACCCTGGTTTCAAAAGgtcagtgctggggctgggtaCTGCTCACTGGGCACCCTGTGAGCTCTGCTCCAAAGCTATGGTGGCAGCGGGGCTCGGGGCTCTGATCTCCTTTCAGCAAGAAGGCACCATCTGGAGTGAATTTCGAGGACTAGTGATGTCCTGTACCCTGATGACAGCCCTATGGACCCTATGTCTGAACAAGGAGGTGTCCCTGTTGTTCCAGACCTACTGGGCTCTTCGACCCAGGGAGACAACAGAGCCAGCAGCCACCTCTCAGCTGGGGTGA
- the PAXX gene encoding protein PAXX isoform X2 → MAELPGPALGRIRRSRPPFVPAPSTPLSAAAMAEPVGPFHLLRAGTGRFLCYCGPDGTVFVTDAIEVWAGELGGCPVLGCRCPPEEHGAMLRAALGHGAAALSLGPGSATLRLPEEPRCPALVLAQLPAAEARSQLQALIFGMAGCIESLERRLKAVETLSSSCSPEKNTARSQQLFLPDRSPRKSSASGSALSAKRKVHGESLINPGFKRSVLGLGTAHWAPCELCSKAMVAAGLGALISFQQEGTIWSEFRGLVMSCTLMTALWTLCLNKEVSLLFQTYWALRPRETTEPAATSQLG, encoded by the exons ATGGCGGAGCTGCCggggccagccctgggcaggatACGGCGCTCCCGCCCCCCCTTTGTACCCGCCCCTTCCACCCCCCTTTCCGCCGCTGCCATGGCGGAACCGGTAGGGCCCTTTCACTTGCTCCGAGCCGGGACAGGCCGATTCCTCTGCTACTGCGGACCCGACGGCACTGTCTT TGTGACCGACGCGATAGAGGTCTGGGCCGGGGAGCTCGGTGGCTGCCCGGTGCTCGGCTGT CGGTGCCCGCCGGAGGAGCACGGCGCGATGCTCAG GGCCGCCCTGGGCCATGGGGCCGCCGCGCTGAGCCTGGGCCCGGGTTCGGCCACGCTGCGGCTGCCGGAGGAGCCGCGGTGCCCGGCCCTGGTCCTCGCCCAGCTGCCCGCCGCCGAGGCGCGCAGCCAGTTGCAGGCGCTGATCTTCGGCATGGCCGGCTGCATCGAGAGCCTGGAGAGGCGCCTGAAAG CAGTGGAGACGTTATCAtcttcctgcagccctgagaaGAACACTGCCCggagccagcagctcttcctgccaG ACCGCAGCCCCAGGAAGAGTAGTGCTTCTGGCTCAGCTTTGTCAGCCAAAAGGAAGGTCCATGGGGAGTCTCTCATTAACCCTGGTTTCAAAAGgtcagtgctggggctgggtaCTGCTCACTGGGCACCCTGTGAGCTCTGCTCCAAAGCTATGGTGGCAGCGGGGCTCGGGGCTCTGATCTCCTTTCAGCAAGAAGGCACCATCTGGAGTGAATTTCGAGGACTAGTGATGTCCTGTACCCTGATGACAGCCCTATGGACCCTATGTCTGAACAAGGAGGTGTCCCTGTTGTTCCAGACCTACTGGGCTCTTCGACCCAGGGAGACAACAGAGCCAGCAGCCACCTCTCAGCTGGGGTGA
- the PAXX gene encoding protein PAXX isoform X3, whose translation MAELPGPALGRIRRSRPPFVPAPSTPLSAAAMAEPVGPFHLLRAGTGRFLCYCGPDGTVFVTDAIEVWAGELGGCPVLGCRCPPEEHGAMLRAALGHGAAALSLGPGSATLRLPEEPRCPALVLAQLPAAEARSQLQALIFGMAGCIESLERRLKVAVETLSSSCSPEKNTARSQQLFLPDRSPRKSSASGSALSAKRKVHGESLINPGFKSKKAPSGVNFED comes from the exons ATGGCGGAGCTGCCggggccagccctgggcaggatACGGCGCTCCCGCCCCCCCTTTGTACCCGCCCCTTCCACCCCCCTTTCCGCCGCTGCCATGGCGGAACCGGTAGGGCCCTTTCACTTGCTCCGAGCCGGGACAGGCCGATTCCTCTGCTACTGCGGACCCGACGGCACTGTCTT TGTGACCGACGCGATAGAGGTCTGGGCCGGGGAGCTCGGTGGCTGCCCGGTGCTCGGCTGT CGGTGCCCGCCGGAGGAGCACGGCGCGATGCTCAG GGCCGCCCTGGGCCATGGGGCCGCCGCGCTGAGCCTGGGCCCGGGTTCGGCCACGCTGCGGCTGCCGGAGGAGCCGCGGTGCCCGGCCCTGGTCCTCGCCCAGCTGCCCGCCGCCGAGGCGCGCAGCCAGTTGCAGGCGCTGATCTTCGGCATGGCCGGCTGCATCGAGAGCCTGGAGAGGCGCCTGAAAG TAGCAGTGGAGACGTTATCAtcttcctgcagccctgagaaGAACACTGCCCggagccagcagctcttcctgccaG ACCGCAGCCCCAGGAAGAGTAGTGCTTCTGGCTCAGCTTTGTCAGCCAAAAGGAAGGTCCATGGGGAGTCTCTCATTAACCCTGGTTTCAAAAG CAAGAAGGCACCATCTGGAGTGAATTTCGAGGACTAG
- the PAXX gene encoding protein PAXX isoform X5, with protein sequence MAELPGPALGRIRRSRPPFVPAPSTPLSAAAMAEPVGPFHLLRAGTGRFLCYCGPDGTVFVTDAIEVWAGELGGCPVLGCRCPPEEHGAMLRAALGHGAAALSLGPGSATLRLPEEPRCPALVLAQLPAAEARSQLQALIFGMAGCIESLERRLKAVETLSSSCSPEKNTARSQQLFLPARRHHLE encoded by the exons ATGGCGGAGCTGCCggggccagccctgggcaggatACGGCGCTCCCGCCCCCCCTTTGTACCCGCCCCTTCCACCCCCCTTTCCGCCGCTGCCATGGCGGAACCGGTAGGGCCCTTTCACTTGCTCCGAGCCGGGACAGGCCGATTCCTCTGCTACTGCGGACCCGACGGCACTGTCTT TGTGACCGACGCGATAGAGGTCTGGGCCGGGGAGCTCGGTGGCTGCCCGGTGCTCGGCTGT CGGTGCCCGCCGGAGGAGCACGGCGCGATGCTCAG GGCCGCCCTGGGCCATGGGGCCGCCGCGCTGAGCCTGGGCCCGGGTTCGGCCACGCTGCGGCTGCCGGAGGAGCCGCGGTGCCCGGCCCTGGTCCTCGCCCAGCTGCCCGCCGCCGAGGCGCGCAGCCAGTTGCAGGCGCTGATCTTCGGCATGGCCGGCTGCATCGAGAGCCTGGAGAGGCGCCTGAAAG CAGTGGAGACGTTATCAtcttcctgcagccctgagaaGAACACTGCCCggagccagcagctcttcctgccaG CAAGAAGGCACCATCTGGAGTGA
- the PAXX gene encoding protein PAXX isoform X4, translating into MAELPGPALGRIRRSRPPFVPAPSTPLSAAAMAEPVGPFHLLRAGTGRFLCYCGPDGTVFVTDAIEVWAGELGGCPVLGCRCPPEEHGAMLRAALGHGAAALSLGPGSATLRLPEEPRCPALVLAQLPAAEARSQLQALIFGMAGCIESLERRLKVAVETLSSSCSPEKNTARSQQLFLPARRHHLE; encoded by the exons ATGGCGGAGCTGCCggggccagccctgggcaggatACGGCGCTCCCGCCCCCCCTTTGTACCCGCCCCTTCCACCCCCCTTTCCGCCGCTGCCATGGCGGAACCGGTAGGGCCCTTTCACTTGCTCCGAGCCGGGACAGGCCGATTCCTCTGCTACTGCGGACCCGACGGCACTGTCTT TGTGACCGACGCGATAGAGGTCTGGGCCGGGGAGCTCGGTGGCTGCCCGGTGCTCGGCTGT CGGTGCCCGCCGGAGGAGCACGGCGCGATGCTCAG GGCCGCCCTGGGCCATGGGGCCGCCGCGCTGAGCCTGGGCCCGGGTTCGGCCACGCTGCGGCTGCCGGAGGAGCCGCGGTGCCCGGCCCTGGTCCTCGCCCAGCTGCCCGCCGCCGAGGCGCGCAGCCAGTTGCAGGCGCTGATCTTCGGCATGGCCGGCTGCATCGAGAGCCTGGAGAGGCGCCTGAAAG TAGCAGTGGAGACGTTATCAtcttcctgcagccctgagaaGAACACTGCCCggagccagcagctcttcctgccaG CAAGAAGGCACCATCTGGAGTGA
- the PAXX gene encoding protein PAXX isoform X6: MAELPGPALGRIRRSRPPFVPAPSTPLSAAAMAEPVGPFHLLRAGTGRFLCYCGPDGTVFVTDAIEVWAGELGGCPVLGCRCPPEEHGAMLRAALGHGAAALSLGPGSATLRLPEEPRCPALVLAQLPAAEARSQLQALIFGMAGCIESLERRLKGPCSSGDVIIFLQP; the protein is encoded by the exons ATGGCGGAGCTGCCggggccagccctgggcaggatACGGCGCTCCCGCCCCCCCTTTGTACCCGCCCCTTCCACCCCCCTTTCCGCCGCTGCCATGGCGGAACCGGTAGGGCCCTTTCACTTGCTCCGAGCCGGGACAGGCCGATTCCTCTGCTACTGCGGACCCGACGGCACTGTCTT TGTGACCGACGCGATAGAGGTCTGGGCCGGGGAGCTCGGTGGCTGCCCGGTGCTCGGCTGT CGGTGCCCGCCGGAGGAGCACGGCGCGATGCTCAG GGCCGCCCTGGGCCATGGGGCCGCCGCGCTGAGCCTGGGCCCGGGTTCGGCCACGCTGCGGCTGCCGGAGGAGCCGCGGTGCCCGGCCCTGGTCCTCGCCCAGCTGCCCGCCGCCGAGGCGCGCAGCCAGTTGCAGGCGCTGATCTTCGGCATGGCCGGCTGCATCGAGAGCCTGGAGAGGCGCCTGAAAGGTCCGTG TAGCAGTGGAGACGTTATCAtcttcctgcagccctga
- the PAXX gene encoding protein PAXX isoform X7: MAELPGPALGRIRRSRPPFVPAPSTPLSAAAMAEPVGPFHLLRAGTGRFLCYCGPDGTVFVTDAIEVWAGELGGCPVLGCRCPPEEHGAMLRAALGHGAAALSLGPGSATLRLPEEPRCPALVLAQLPAAEARSQLQALIFGMAGCIESLERRLKGPCSGDVIIFLQP, encoded by the exons ATGGCGGAGCTGCCggggccagccctgggcaggatACGGCGCTCCCGCCCCCCCTTTGTACCCGCCCCTTCCACCCCCCTTTCCGCCGCTGCCATGGCGGAACCGGTAGGGCCCTTTCACTTGCTCCGAGCCGGGACAGGCCGATTCCTCTGCTACTGCGGACCCGACGGCACTGTCTT TGTGACCGACGCGATAGAGGTCTGGGCCGGGGAGCTCGGTGGCTGCCCGGTGCTCGGCTGT CGGTGCCCGCCGGAGGAGCACGGCGCGATGCTCAG GGCCGCCCTGGGCCATGGGGCCGCCGCGCTGAGCCTGGGCCCGGGTTCGGCCACGCTGCGGCTGCCGGAGGAGCCGCGGTGCCCGGCCCTGGTCCTCGCCCAGCTGCCCGCCGCCGAGGCGCGCAGCCAGTTGCAGGCGCTGATCTTCGGCATGGCCGGCTGCATCGAGAGCCTGGAGAGGCGCCTGAAAGGTCCGTG CAGTGGAGACGTTATCAtcttcctgcagccctga